In Bacillus sp. Cs-700, one genomic interval encodes:
- a CDS encoding alpha/beta hydrolase-fold protein yields the protein MLVTKQYWIPVFNEERTVRIYLPDTYEQTNQDYPALYMHDGQNVFEDKDAVGGRSLRLKDYLEQNHDQVIVIAIDSGANRMEEYRLWAPGKMSDELTGKSDSREAKGRDYLDFIVRDLVPSINDTYRIQVESNYMAGISLGGLLTVYALCRYPTVFTRGAGISSAFFRNLEKLEQYILESEQVVFDGLYLDCGDKESGEERIDRAFLKSNERIFGLLEERGSSVEFKVVKDGKHHYESFSHRVHDVMTFLLGCRGYKH from the coding sequence ATGTTAGTAACGAAACAATATTGGATTCCAGTGTTTAATGAAGAAAGAACGGTTAGAATTTATTTACCAGATACATATGAACAAACGAATCAAGATTACCCAGCTCTCTATATGCACGATGGACAAAATGTGTTTGAAGATAAGGACGCAGTAGGGGGAAGGTCGTTGCGTTTAAAGGACTATCTCGAGCAGAATCATGATCAGGTTATTGTTATTGCGATTGATTCGGGCGCTAATCGGATGGAGGAATATCGCCTATGGGCGCCGGGAAAGATGAGCGATGAACTTACAGGAAAAAGTGATTCTAGGGAAGCGAAGGGTAGGGATTATCTGGATTTTATCGTGAGGGATTTAGTACCGTCAATTAATGATACGTATCGCATACAGGTGGAATCGAATTATATGGCTGGTATTTCACTTGGCGGTTTGCTCACAGTCTATGCGCTATGTCGCTATCCAACTGTTTTCACAAGAGGAGCTGGGATCTCTTCCGCTTTTTTTCGTAATCTGGAAAAGTTAGAGCAGTATATCTTAGAATCCGAACAAGTTGTATTTGACGGTCTTTATTTGGATTGCGGAGATAAGGAATCAGGTGAAGAGCGGATCGATCGAGCGTTTCTGAAATCGAATGAACGGATTTTTGGATTGTTAGAGGAAAGAGGGAGTAGTGTTGAATTTAAAGTGGTTAAGGATGGCAAGCATCACTATGAGTCATTTTCTCATAGAGTACATGATGTCATGACTTTTTTGCTAGGGTGTAGAGGTTACAAGCATTAG
- a CDS encoding proline dehydrogenase: MEAINKSFFLFLASRPSLDRLAKRWGSKFGADKIVGGETFEHAVPLIQNLNSQGLRVTVDHLGEFVSSETEAKERTQECIDTIRMIRAHQLNSQMSLKVTSLGLDISHDLVRRNMIEIMEEAVKHDVFVTIDMEDSTRTEATLQLYKDLKRKYENIGTVVQSYLYRSDQDLDDLNEVNPNLRLVKGAYKEAAKVAFPAKSDVDHNLKQLIKKHLLNGNYTAVASHDDAIINFTKEFVKEHNIPKDQFEFQMLYGMRSQSQLDLLAEGYTVRVYLPYGNDWYGYFMRRLAERPANIAFAFNGIFKK; the protein is encoded by the coding sequence TTGGAAGCCATCAACAAGAGTTTTTTCCTTTTTCTCGCTAGTAGGCCCTCGCTTGATCGGCTCGCCAAACGATGGGGTAGTAAGTTTGGGGCAGACAAGATTGTTGGGGGTGAAACCTTTGAGCATGCGGTGCCTCTTATTCAGAACTTGAATAGTCAGGGACTTCGGGTCACGGTGGATCATCTTGGGGAATTTGTTTCTTCTGAAACAGAAGCAAAGGAGCGGACTCAGGAGTGTATCGATACAATCCGCATGATTCGTGCTCATCAACTAAATTCTCAGATGTCTTTGAAAGTCACTTCACTTGGTCTTGATATTAGCCATGATCTCGTCCGGCGTAACATGATTGAGATAATGGAAGAAGCGGTGAAACATGATGTGTTCGTTACGATCGATATGGAAGATTCGACACGAACGGAGGCAACGCTTCAGCTTTACAAAGATCTGAAGAGAAAGTACGAAAATATTGGAACGGTTGTTCAGTCTTATTTATACCGATCCGACCAAGATTTAGATGATTTAAATGAAGTTAACCCTAATTTACGCCTTGTGAAAGGGGCGTATAAGGAAGCCGCAAAGGTTGCTTTTCCAGCGAAATCAGATGTCGATCATAATTTGAAGCAGCTGATTAAGAAGCATTTATTAAATGGGAATTATACAGCCGTTGCTAGTCACGATGACGCCATCATTAACTTTACAAAAGAATTCGTGAAAGAGCATAATATTCCGAAAGATCAATTTGAGTTTCAAATGCTGTACGGCATGCGAAGCCAGAGTCAGCTCGATCTTCTAGCTGAAGGTTATACGGTAAGAGTATACCTACCTTATGGTAATGATTGGTATGGATATTTTATGCGGCGGTTGGCGGAACGACCTGCGAACATCGCCTTTGCTTTTAATGGCATCTTTAAAAAATAA
- a CDS encoding RNA polymerase sigma factor, with protein sequence MNFNERESIPFETSLAMTFETIYLTHKDSLYRFLFRYTRDEQLSIDLVQDTFVKFHKYQNRYDVTRASLKTYLFKIGYQLMINKIKRRAKWQTLLPFLIKKEEFFLNDSVEKMTIQWAIKQLPEKQRAVILLIYYHDMTQEDTANILDIPVGTVKSRLSTAIKRLRDLLEGHYDEITQ encoded by the coding sequence ATGAATTTTAACGAACGCGAATCGATTCCTTTCGAGACATCATTGGCTATGACGTTCGAAACCATTTACCTTACACACAAAGATTCACTCTACCGTTTCTTATTTCGCTATACTCGTGATGAGCAGCTTAGTATCGATCTTGTTCAGGATACATTCGTTAAATTTCACAAGTACCAGAATCGCTATGATGTCACACGGGCGTCTCTAAAAACGTATCTTTTCAAAATCGGTTATCAACTCATGATTAACAAAATAAAACGAAGAGCAAAATGGCAAACGCTGCTCCCTTTTCTGATTAAAAAAGAAGAATTTTTTTTAAACGATTCTGTGGAGAAGATGACGATTCAGTGGGCAATTAAACAGCTACCTGAAAAGCAGCGAGCGGTTATCCTCTTAATCTATTATCACGACATGACTCAAGAAGACACCGCAAACATTTTAGATATTCCGGTTGGAACGGTTAAGTCAAGATTATCGACAGCCATTAAACGATTAAGAGATTTATTGGAGGGACATTACGATGAAATCACACAATAA
- the lhgO gene encoding L-2-hydroxyglutarate oxidase — MYDYLVIGGGIVGLSTALSIRQRYPNATLAIVEKEKEWASHQTGRNSGVIHSGIYYKPGSLKATLAKRGSESIVRFCQENNIAHDVCGKVILAVDETEKGNLNHLYERGLENGLDVQKLTKEELKEVEPHVNGIGGIWVPSTGIVNYKKVTEKLAEILSNQEVDLFPGTRVTNIEESLDEAVVDTSKGTFKAKYIINCAGLQSDRIARLADIYTDLKIVPFRGEYFELKKEKSYLVKNLIYPVPNPDFPFLGVHLTRMMDGSIHAGPNAVLSLKREGYHKLSFNPKDALDVLAFEGFWKMAGSNMKEGLKEMGRSFHRKSFVKSLQRLVPEIQEEDVIPTHSGVRAQALLKNGQLVDDFFIIPGKRSIHVCNAPSPAATASLEIGKIIAGKVPSPTRKMIRLS, encoded by the coding sequence ATGTATGATTATCTCGTGATTGGCGGCGGAATCGTTGGTTTATCCACAGCGCTTTCGATTCGACAGCGTTACCCAAATGCAACGCTTGCAATTGTTGAAAAAGAAAAGGAATGGGCTAGTCATCAAACAGGCAGGAATAGTGGTGTGATTCATTCAGGAATTTATTATAAGCCTGGTAGCTTGAAAGCGACATTAGCGAAGCGGGGCAGTGAGTCGATCGTTCGCTTTTGTCAGGAGAATAATATTGCACATGATGTGTGTGGAAAGGTTATCTTAGCTGTTGATGAAACGGAAAAAGGTAATCTAAATCATTTGTATGAACGTGGATTGGAAAACGGTCTTGACGTACAAAAGCTCACAAAAGAGGAGCTTAAAGAGGTCGAACCTCATGTAAATGGTATAGGTGGGATCTGGGTGCCGTCTACTGGGATCGTGAATTATAAGAAAGTGACTGAGAAATTAGCGGAAATTCTATCGAACCAGGAAGTTGATTTGTTTCCGGGGACCAGAGTAACAAATATCGAAGAAAGTCTTGATGAAGCGGTGGTTGATACGTCTAAAGGAACGTTTAAAGCAAAGTATATAATTAATTGTGCTGGTCTTCAAAGTGACCGTATTGCAAGGCTGGCGGATATTTATACCGATTTAAAGATTGTTCCATTTCGAGGCGAGTATTTTGAATTGAAGAAAGAGAAAAGTTATCTGGTTAAAAACTTAATTTATCCTGTACCAAATCCAGATTTTCCGTTTCTTGGTGTTCATCTCACTCGTATGATGGATGGCTCGATTCATGCTGGACCAAATGCGGTACTTAGCTTGAAGCGTGAGGGCTATCATAAGCTGTCGTTCAATCCAAAAGATGCCCTCGATGTGCTGGCATTTGAGGGGTTTTGGAAAATGGCGGGAAGTAACATGAAAGAAGGACTAAAAGAAATGGGACGGTCCTTTCACAGAAAATCATTTGTGAAAAGCCTCCAGAGACTTGTACCAGAAATTCAAGAGGAAGACGTCATTCCAACTCACTCGGGAGTAAGGGCTCAGGCTCTCCTTAAGAATGGTCAACTTGTTGATGATTTCTTTATTATTCCTGGCAAAAGATCCATTCATGTTTGCAACGCACCGTCTCCTGCTGCGACAGCATCATTAGAGATTGGAAAAATCATTGCAGGGAAAGTGCCTTCGCCTACGAGAAAGATGATTCGATTATCCTGA
- the glaH gene encoding glutarate dioxygenase GlaH, with protein MELTRMKQDERSVKKGKGYEIKPSAVHERLYVVELEEGVITRFFEDVREISSQQLAYIPYMRFILTEKLSRLLDENFQKAVRAILHDRQTGGFTVGVNKQTTDPEDYVKFSTAFSHLVGIPNFDAMSGNYYARFSVKHTDTSDSYLRQAYRLFTLHTDGTYVDEATDWLLMMKFEEQHAVGGRSRLLHLDDWEELERFYQHPMASQRLIYKAPPSKNVVKEVFRTTFYEQNNEPCICFIDQFVHPENIAQATYLQELSRSMENSSATKGLELPAGELIMLNNRFWLHGREAFEENTGLHRELLRQRGRFA; from the coding sequence ATGGAACTTACAAGGATGAAGCAGGACGAAAGAAGTGTGAAAAAAGGTAAAGGGTATGAGATTAAACCGAGTGCAGTTCATGAACGACTTTATGTAGTGGAGCTGGAAGAGGGAGTGATCACTCGTTTTTTTGAAGACGTTCGTGAGATTAGTAGTCAGCAGTTAGCGTATATCCCTTACATGCGATTTATTTTGACAGAGAAGCTCTCACGGCTTCTAGATGAAAACTTTCAAAAAGCGGTTCGAGCAATTCTCCATGATCGACAGACGGGTGGATTTACCGTTGGGGTTAACAAGCAAACGACTGATCCAGAGGACTATGTAAAGTTTTCAACCGCATTTTCTCACCTTGTTGGCATTCCTAATTTCGATGCGATGTCCGGAAATTACTATGCTCGCTTTTCAGTGAAACATACGGATACGAGTGATTCTTATCTTCGTCAGGCGTATCGTCTTTTTACACTCCATACAGATGGAACATATGTAGATGAAGCGACGGACTGGTTGTTGATGATGAAGTTTGAGGAGCAACATGCGGTTGGCGGACGTTCGCGACTTCTTCATCTTGATGATTGGGAAGAGCTTGAGCGGTTTTATCAGCACCCGATGGCATCACAGCGATTGATTTATAAGGCACCGCCAAGCAAAAATGTCGTGAAGGAAGTTTTCCGTACAACGTTCTATGAACAAAACAATGAACCTTGTATTTGTTTTATCGATCAGTTCGTTCATCCAGAAAACATTGCGCAGGCAACTTATTTACAGGAATTATCACGTTCAATGGAGAATTCTTCTGCCACAAAAGGACTTGAGCTACCAGCAGGAGAACTGATTATGTTAAATAACCGATTCTGGCTTCATGGAAGAGAAGCCTTTGAAGAAAATACTGGACTTCACAGAGAGCTTTTACGCCAGCGTGGTCGATTTGCTTGA
- a CDS encoding helix-turn-helix domain-containing protein — protein sequence MVDAKERILEATDIHKATEMISIATNKPVIIENKNFELISYSTASESFDQTQQKTILYKKCPVFIIDRLKKEGIVQQLESNEAPIRIAPIEEIGFYQRVVVKAIYEERTMGYLWVQETNSPLTEEEVDFLTEITPHVGKLIHDSYQKGKEHEGKQEKLLWNVLLHEYESENQMRRKAQVASLPLPERFSVLVMSIAEPSQEPLLNEVLELLSRFKRHKIQVLKTELQVVAVISGDKSMKGSAIEHSRELVEYVKSALTHEEFYSFLIGIGKEYVELIDMRKSFLEALEVIETADFIGPRPDVMPREFSKLGVYRYLAALYEKNNTEHYFNQNLLNLMEKDSVSHSSLLKTLEVYLSNNGKGKSTAAELFIHPNTLNYRMKQIQDLTDIDFDDFNMKSHIYIELLLLNNIPSYYNRYLSAVEEQKSTTK from the coding sequence ATGGTAGATGCGAAAGAACGGATTCTAGAAGCGACGGATATTCATAAAGCAACTGAGATGATTAGCATTGCGACGAATAAGCCAGTTATTATTGAGAACAAAAATTTTGAGCTTATTTCTTATAGCACAGCATCGGAAAGTTTTGATCAAACGCAGCAAAAAACCATTTTATATAAAAAATGTCCCGTTTTTATTATTGATCGTTTGAAAAAAGAAGGGATTGTCCAGCAGCTTGAGAGTAATGAAGCTCCCATTCGCATTGCTCCTATTGAGGAAATCGGTTTTTATCAGCGTGTTGTGGTGAAAGCCATCTATGAAGAGCGGACAATGGGATATCTGTGGGTACAAGAAACAAATAGTCCGCTTACGGAAGAAGAGGTTGATTTTCTTACTGAAATCACCCCTCACGTTGGCAAGCTTATTCATGATTCGTATCAAAAAGGGAAAGAGCATGAGGGGAAGCAGGAAAAATTGCTTTGGAACGTGCTTCTTCATGAATATGAAAGCGAAAATCAAATGAGGCGTAAGGCCCAGGTGGCAAGCTTGCCATTGCCTGAGCGCTTTTCTGTACTTGTTATGTCAATTGCAGAGCCATCTCAAGAACCGCTTTTGAATGAAGTGCTCGAGCTTCTATCTCGGTTTAAGCGTCATAAAATTCAGGTACTGAAAACCGAGCTTCAAGTGGTTGCTGTCATTTCTGGTGATAAAAGTATGAAGGGATCTGCTATTGAGCATAGCCGTGAGCTTGTAGAGTACGTGAAGAGTGCGTTAACGCACGAAGAGTTTTATTCTTTCTTGATTGGAATTGGAAAAGAATACGTGGAACTCATTGATATGAGGAAAAGTTTTCTAGAAGCACTGGAAGTCATTGAGACAGCTGACTTTATTGGTCCAAGGCCAGATGTGATGCCGCGAGAGTTCTCAAAGCTTGGAGTATACCGGTATCTCGCCGCTCTTTATGAGAAAAACAATACGGAGCATTACTTTAATCAAAATTTACTTAACTTGATGGAAAAAGACTCGGTTAGCCATTCTAGTTTGTTGAAGACACTAGAGGTGTATTTATCGAACAACGGTAAGGGTAAAAGCACGGCCGCTGAACTGTTTATTCATCCCAATACGCTGAATTATCGCATGAAACAAATACAGGATTTAACCGACATTGATTTTGATGATTTTAATATGAAAAGCCACATTTATATTGAGTTGTTGTTGTTAAACAACATACCGTCTTACTATAACCGGTACCTTTCGGCTGTAGAGGAGCAGAAAAGTACGACGAAATAG
- a CDS encoding DUF3870 domain-containing protein encodes MNTLFVAGHSKLPTGMAANNISDTLTLTLEVDKKYGVIVDASCTLATEHSKQFVKQLLKGFSLKDGITDPLHQLKEGYLGKAGNALAAALKDAHKQYELHPEPLNT; translated from the coding sequence ATGAACACCCTTTTCGTCGCCGGCCACTCAAAACTCCCAACTGGCATGGCCGCTAACAACATTTCAGACACCTTAACACTCACTCTTGAAGTTGATAAAAAGTATGGCGTGATCGTCGACGCATCTTGCACACTCGCAACGGAACATAGCAAACAGTTCGTTAAACAATTACTCAAAGGATTCAGTTTAAAAGATGGTATTACAGACCCTCTCCATCAGTTAAAAGAGGGCTATCTTGGAAAAGCCGGCAATGCACTTGCTGCTGCTCTTAAGGATGCTCACAAGCAATACGAGCTTCATCCTGAACCTCTTAACACATAA
- a CDS encoding TetR/AcrR family transcriptional regulator: MRKKEDPRVTRTRKLLQDSFIHLMSVKEYEKITIADITTEATVNRATFYLHYQDKEELLLQTVDEMLRQLFGEALIIPPGNLSIDELQRYIAEHIFSSIAEYDKFFHVMLIKKGMPNFLDHMRSFFFDFYDNRIAKGRFDPLPLPSEVIASYIASAYTGMISWWLENEMPYTPKEMAEQMIQLNQKGPTGILKMHVRKP; encoded by the coding sequence ATGAGAAAAAAGGAAGACCCGCGCGTTACGCGAACTCGAAAGCTCTTGCAAGATTCGTTTATCCATCTGATGTCAGTAAAAGAATATGAGAAAATCACGATTGCCGATATTACAACAGAAGCAACGGTTAACCGCGCTACTTTTTATTTGCATTATCAGGATAAAGAAGAGTTACTACTTCAAACGGTTGATGAAATGCTTCGGCAGCTGTTTGGCGAGGCACTGATTATTCCTCCTGGTAATTTATCAATTGATGAACTTCAGCGTTATATCGCAGAACATATTTTCTCAAGTATTGCAGAATACGATAAATTCTTTCACGTGATGTTAATCAAAAAAGGAATGCCGAACTTTCTTGATCACATGCGTAGCTTCTTCTTTGATTTCTATGACAATCGAATTGCAAAGGGGAGATTCGATCCTCTCCCGTTACCAAGTGAAGTGATCGCAAGCTATATCGCATCTGCTTATACAGGCATGATTTCCTGGTGGCTTGAAAATGAGATGCCTTATACACCGAAAGAGATGGCTGAGCAAATGATTCAGTTAAATCAGAAGGGACCTACGGGGATATTGAAAATGCATGTAAGGAAGCCTTGA
- a CDS encoding SDR family oxidoreductase, giving the protein MDLNLKGKSVVVTAASKGLGRASALAFAKEGAHVILSSRSDDELTKACEEIIEETGNEHVTWIVCDMTKADDINRLMTFAAETNGTVDVLINNAGGPPAGEFEDFSDDDWQNAFELNLLSFVRTSRAAIPYMKENRWGRILNIASSSIKQSLDNLILSNTFRAGIVGLAKSLSQEYAEHNILVNTVGPGRIATDRVEQLDQIKADQLGINAAELKSQAEQSIPMKRYGKPDEFAKAIVFLGSDANTYMTGQSLVVDGGLVKAL; this is encoded by the coding sequence ATGGATCTCAATCTAAAAGGAAAATCAGTCGTCGTAACAGCTGCAAGCAAAGGACTTGGAAGAGCTTCTGCCCTTGCATTTGCGAAAGAAGGTGCGCATGTCATTTTATCAAGTAGAAGTGATGATGAACTTACAAAAGCATGCGAAGAAATCATCGAAGAGACAGGGAATGAGCACGTTACCTGGATCGTTTGCGATATGACAAAAGCGGATGATATTAATCGATTGATGACGTTTGCCGCAGAAACGAATGGTACAGTCGATGTGTTAATTAATAATGCGGGCGGTCCTCCGGCTGGGGAATTTGAGGATTTTAGTGATGATGATTGGCAAAATGCGTTTGAACTAAATCTATTAAGTTTTGTTCGAACGTCAAGAGCAGCCATTCCATATATGAAAGAAAATAGATGGGGACGGATCTTGAACATTGCTTCATCCTCCATTAAACAGTCACTAGATAACTTGATCCTCTCGAACACATTTCGAGCAGGGATTGTGGGACTAGCTAAAAGTCTTTCACAAGAATATGCCGAGCATAATATTCTTGTAAATACCGTCGGTCCTGGACGGATTGCTACTGATCGTGTGGAGCAACTTGATCAAATCAAGGCAGATCAGTTAGGCATCAATGCTGCTGAATTAAAGAGTCAGGCGGAGCAATCCATTCCAATGAAAAGATACGGGAAACCTGATGAATTTGCAAAGGCGATCGTATTTCTCGGATCAGATGCTAATACGTATATGACCGGGCAATCACTCGTTGTGGACGGCGGCCTTGTGAAGGCATTATAA
- a CDS encoding MBL fold metallo-hydrolase codes for MYLRTFFDEKLAQYSYMIGCQRTGEALVIDPARDVTPYLETAKKEGFHLAAAAETHIHADFVSGARQLAEKHDVKLYLSDEGDQDWKYGYLDGLNVELVTDGSIIHVGNVELRVMHTPGHTPESISFVLTDRGGGSEVPMGIFTGDFVFVGDIGRPDLLEKAAGAVGTAETGAKSMFKSLQKFKELPEFITVWPGHGAGSACGKSLGAVPQSTVGYELRNNWALKEEKEETFVKELLNEQPEAPTYFAVMKKVNKEGPNVLTGEELEKVESVDEVRALATSGNTTIVDTRPAEDFADGHIDGAINLPFNKAFTNWSGWVLNYERDLLLIAEDDQKEEIVKALHSIGIDRIKAYAGPELLSQWDDLEGYSFVTTEELKDVYDKEDVYVVDIRKENEWNAGHIPGANHHMLGYLEDQAKDIPEDKTVVVHCQSGTRSAIGTSLLQSLGFKDILNYSGGFAAWEKDGDKIEK; via the coding sequence ATGTATTTACGTACGTTTTTTGATGAAAAATTGGCACAGTATTCTTATATGATTGGCTGTCAACGAACTGGTGAAGCGCTTGTAATTGATCCAGCGCGAGACGTTACACCGTATTTAGAAACAGCGAAAAAGGAAGGCTTTCATTTAGCGGCAGCAGCAGAGACGCACATTCATGCTGACTTTGTCTCAGGCGCAAGACAACTAGCTGAAAAGCATGACGTAAAGCTGTACTTATCCGATGAGGGAGATCAAGACTGGAAATATGGTTATCTCGATGGTTTGAATGTGGAACTTGTAACTGATGGTTCTATAATTCATGTAGGTAACGTTGAACTTCGTGTCATGCATACCCCTGGGCATACCCCGGAAAGTATTTCGTTCGTTCTTACAGATCGTGGAGGCGGCTCTGAGGTACCAATGGGAATTTTCACTGGTGATTTTGTATTCGTAGGTGATATTGGTCGCCCGGATCTGCTTGAAAAAGCCGCCGGAGCTGTTGGTACAGCTGAAACGGGAGCAAAATCAATGTTCAAATCGCTACAAAAATTTAAAGAGCTACCAGAATTTATAACAGTCTGGCCTGGTCACGGCGCAGGTAGCGCATGTGGAAAGTCACTTGGTGCTGTTCCTCAGTCAACAGTTGGTTATGAACTTCGCAATAACTGGGCATTGAAGGAAGAGAAGGAAGAGACATTCGTCAAAGAACTATTAAATGAACAGCCTGAAGCTCCAACGTACTTTGCTGTGATGAAGAAAGTAAATAAAGAAGGCCCAAACGTCTTAACAGGTGAAGAACTTGAAAAGGTTGAAAGTGTTGATGAAGTTCGTGCGCTTGCAACGAGTGGGAATACGACAATCGTGGATACGCGACCAGCAGAGGATTTTGCGGATGGACATATTGATGGCGCGATTAACCTTCCATTCAATAAAGCATTTACGAACTGGTCAGGTTGGGTATTAAATTATGAAAGAGACTTGCTTCTTATCGCAGAGGATGATCAAAAAGAAGAGATTGTAAAAGCATTACACTCCATTGGCATTGATCGGATCAAAGCATACGCTGGTCCTGAGCTTCTCTCTCAATGGGATGATCTTGAAGGCTATTCCTTTGTGACAACGGAAGAATTGAAAGATGTTTATGATAAAGAAGACGTTTATGTGGTAGATATTCGAAAAGAAAACGAATGGAATGCGGGCCACATCCCTGGGGCCAATCATCACATGCTTGGCTATTTAGAAGATCAAGCGAAGGATATTCCAGAAGATAAAACAGTGGTGGTGCACTGCCAATCAGGAACTCGTTCAGCAATTGGAACAAGTTTACTGCAGTCCCTTGGTTTCAAGGACATTTTGAACTATAGCGGTGGTTTTGCTGCATGGGAAAAAGACGGAGATAAAATTGAGAAATAA
- a CDS encoding MFS transporter, with protein sequence MNEKKFTKARWITIAATFLAFMGIGIVDPILPTIAEQIGANHWQVEMLFTAYILTMAIMMIPAGIFASRFGDKRMMVFGLCIVTVFALLCALSNGIASLSIFRAGWGFGNSMFFATAMTLLIALSKDPQKAVGYYEAAIGLGMAGGPLVGGVLGGYSWRFPFFATSILILAAFCLVLFFVFEPNGKQKRKPVGMNELKGLFSFKPFLTSALAAMLYYYGFFVVLAYTPLIIGLNAIQIGFVFFGWGLMLAYGSAILSHQLEKKFLPKKILPYSLLIFALLLALLFVVPTTPLLITVVIVSGLASGLNNALFTSYVMEVSPYERSITSGGYNFLRWLGAAIAPVLSGLIGQGVSAHAPFLVAAVLSVGGIGLMLIKPKPATLETEMSA encoded by the coding sequence ATGAATGAGAAGAAATTCACAAAAGCCCGGTGGATTACAATTGCAGCAACCTTTCTTGCTTTTATGGGTATAGGAATTGTCGATCCGATACTTCCAACGATTGCGGAACAAATTGGTGCAAACCACTGGCAAGTAGAGATGCTGTTTACTGCCTACATTTTAACAATGGCAATTATGATGATTCCAGCCGGTATTTTTGCAAGTCGATTTGGTGATAAGCGCATGATGGTATTTGGGTTATGTATTGTGACCGTCTTTGCCCTCCTCTGTGCGCTTTCAAACGGAATCGCAAGTCTCTCTATTTTTAGAGCAGGTTGGGGATTTGGTAATTCTATGTTCTTCGCGACAGCCATGACGTTATTAATCGCTTTATCTAAAGACCCACAAAAAGCCGTTGGCTACTATGAGGCAGCGATTGGACTAGGAATGGCAGGCGGACCCCTTGTAGGTGGTGTTCTCGGTGGTTATTCATGGAGATTTCCTTTCTTTGCAACGTCGATCCTAATTTTAGCTGCATTTTGCCTTGTTCTCTTCTTTGTGTTTGAACCAAATGGCAAACAAAAACGTAAACCTGTTGGAATGAATGAGTTAAAAGGGCTCTTTTCATTCAAACCATTCCTAACGTCCGCTCTTGCAGCGATGCTCTATTACTACGGGTTTTTCGTAGTGCTGGCTTATACGCCACTCATTATCGGACTTAATGCGATTCAGATTGGATTTGTATTCTTTGGGTGGGGATTAATGCTCGCCTACGGTTCAGCCATTCTAAGTCACCAACTTGAGAAAAAGTTTCTACCGAAGAAGATTCTTCCTTATAGCCTACTGATATTTGCTCTCTTACTAGCCTTACTATTTGTTGTTCCAACGACACCACTTCTGATTACTGTGGTTATCGTTTCAGGACTTGCTTCAGGACTCAATAACGCCCTCTTTACAAGCTACGTGATGGAAGTTTCTCCATATGAAAGAAGCATAACGTCAGGAGGATACAATTTCCTCCGCTGGCTCGGTGCTGCAATTGCCCCAGTTCTTTCTGGCTTGATCGGCCAGGGAGTATCAGCTCACGCACCGTTCCTCGTTGCAGCTGTCCTTAGTGTTGGAGGGATTGGATTAATGCTAATAAAGCCTAAACCGGCTACGTTAGAAACGGAAATGAGTGCATAA